The following are from one region of the Polyangiaceae bacterium genome:
- a CDS encoding penicillin acylase family protein — protein sequence MRGAKILASMACVLAPLGCGDGESPAEVASSGGAGGQAGAGGAVGVQISGLSAPVEVSFDDRGIPSMSCQTNADCIATLGYFHARDRFVQMDLRRRISTGRLSQVIAEGLRNAALNIDVENRGRYSTRTGEPLESSIVEKSDAETQAMMEAYSRGVNAWIADVKAGRNGAQFPREYQHTGLLDYDAARIPEWTPSDCVATILALVDSLTNRAGVEIERGRHRAELKARFGDVQGETMFRDLFDIRPDIDSPILPGFGSATASLWHAPNRSVISGNPALPPGPGPHRGLLDPLLPSPERETGIGSNNWVVSPDKSATGNAFLSNDPHLGMSNPALAYLAQLDSKTHGTGDLHVAGMTFAGMPFVLIGQNEHLAWGATNSNFDLTDVYVEEVSADEGSVTFKNSQVPIIEKKVSFTFSDGSSVERELQFVPHHGPVLPRKSASDPMMTLRWTGNDIDTDVNFLMKLAKAKDVFEAQTALKSITGVGSNWVVADVSGNIGYFPYNRVPKRPWATGYSPASGVEAVPWLPLDGRGDFEWESYYSYDELPQVINPDLGYVATANNDMTGALFDGDPTDAPHGVFQTNIEAGYRHRRIMDLLGATDAHDMASMEALVSDTHSLIGEQLVPHLLTAASSLSLSAAGQKVLSALAQWKFGCPTGLTGTDGAKAPLVSDAAVLQESAGCAAFHVVLLDINHATVDDEGVIGERGPNLVVVKMLKGEPTLEGGEYWDDVDTPVVETKDDILTASFDAAGEYLVKALGDDETQWAWGRIHTVTLRSDLDTASGGLVHDFNEYGFANDGGMFTVDVANPTDDITQAEGAAMRFVCEAKPDRPHCTIQLPGGESSHPDSPHYLDMLPDYLANVSRPLPMDVDAERESAETTMVLTPAP from the coding sequence ATGCGAGGCGCGAAGATCCTGGCTTCGATGGCGTGCGTGTTGGCCCCGCTCGGTTGTGGGGACGGGGAATCCCCGGCCGAGGTGGCGAGTAGCGGGGGCGCGGGAGGACAAGCGGGAGCTGGCGGCGCGGTGGGCGTCCAAATCTCAGGGTTGTCTGCGCCGGTGGAAGTGTCCTTCGACGATCGCGGCATCCCGAGCATGAGCTGCCAGACCAACGCGGACTGCATCGCCACGCTCGGCTACTTCCACGCTCGAGATCGGTTCGTGCAGATGGACCTGCGCCGCCGGATCAGCACCGGCAGGCTCAGCCAGGTCATTGCCGAGGGCCTCAGGAACGCGGCGCTGAACATCGACGTAGAGAACCGCGGCCGCTACTCCACGCGAACGGGCGAGCCGCTGGAGAGCTCGATCGTCGAGAAGTCCGACGCCGAGACCCAGGCGATGATGGAAGCCTACAGCCGCGGCGTGAACGCGTGGATCGCCGACGTGAAGGCAGGACGAAACGGCGCGCAGTTCCCTCGCGAGTACCAGCACACCGGTCTGCTCGACTACGACGCTGCCCGCATCCCGGAGTGGACTCCGAGCGACTGCGTGGCGACGATCCTGGCGCTCGTCGACTCCCTCACCAATCGCGCGGGTGTGGAGATCGAGCGAGGTCGGCATCGGGCCGAGCTCAAGGCACGCTTCGGCGACGTCCAGGGCGAGACGATGTTCCGCGACCTGTTCGACATCCGGCCCGACATCGATTCGCCCATCTTGCCGGGCTTCGGCAGCGCCACGGCGTCGCTCTGGCACGCGCCCAATCGATCCGTGATCAGCGGCAATCCCGCTCTGCCGCCGGGCCCCGGGCCTCACCGCGGCCTTCTGGATCCGCTGCTCCCGAGCCCGGAGCGGGAGACCGGCATCGGTTCCAACAACTGGGTGGTGAGCCCGGACAAGAGCGCGACGGGCAACGCCTTCCTGTCGAACGATCCGCACCTCGGCATGAGCAACCCCGCCCTCGCGTACTTGGCTCAGCTGGACAGCAAGACCCACGGCACGGGGGACTTGCACGTGGCGGGCATGACCTTTGCGGGCATGCCCTTCGTGCTCATCGGTCAGAACGAGCACTTGGCCTGGGGCGCGACCAACAGCAACTTCGACCTGACCGACGTGTACGTGGAGGAGGTGAGCGCGGACGAGGGCAGCGTGACCTTCAAGAACAGCCAAGTGCCCATCATCGAGAAGAAGGTGAGCTTCACTTTCTCCGACGGCAGCTCGGTGGAGCGCGAGCTCCAGTTCGTTCCGCATCACGGCCCCGTCTTGCCACGGAAGAGCGCGAGCGATCCGATGATGACGCTACGCTGGACCGGCAACGACATCGACACCGACGTGAACTTCCTGATGAAGCTGGCCAAGGCCAAGGACGTCTTCGAGGCGCAGACGGCCCTGAAGAGCATCACCGGTGTGGGCTCGAACTGGGTCGTCGCCGACGTGTCCGGTAACATCGGCTATTTCCCCTACAATCGCGTGCCGAAGCGCCCCTGGGCCACGGGGTACTCGCCGGCCAGCGGTGTGGAAGCCGTACCCTGGTTGCCGCTGGACGGCCGTGGCGACTTCGAGTGGGAGAGCTACTACTCGTACGACGAGCTGCCGCAGGTCATCAATCCGGATCTCGGCTACGTGGCGACCGCCAACAATGACATGACCGGCGCGCTGTTCGACGGCGATCCCACGGACGCGCCGCACGGCGTGTTCCAGACGAACATCGAAGCGGGATATCGGCATCGGCGCATCATGGACTTGCTGGGCGCCACGGATGCTCACGACATGGCGAGCATGGAGGCGTTGGTCTCCGACACTCACTCGCTGATCGGTGAGCAGCTGGTCCCGCACTTGCTGACGGCCGCGAGCTCGCTTTCCTTGTCGGCAGCAGGGCAGAAGGTCCTGAGCGCCCTGGCGCAATGGAAGTTTGGCTGCCCGACGGGCCTGACGGGAACGGACGGAGCCAAGGCGCCGCTCGTCAGCGACGCTGCGGTGCTGCAAGAATCCGCGGGCTGCGCAGCGTTTCACGTGGTGCTGTTGGACATCAACCACGCCACGGTGGACGACGAGGGCGTGATCGGCGAGCGCGGGCCGAACCTCGTGGTCGTCAAGATGCTGAAGGGGGAGCCGACGCTGGAGGGCGGCGAGTACTGGGACGACGTGGATACTCCGGTGGTGGAGACCAAGGACGACATCCTCACGGCCTCCTTCGACGCAGCGGGCGAGTATCTGGTGAAGGCGTTGGGGGACGACGAAACCCAATGGGCCTGGGGTCGGATCCACACCGTGACCCTGCGTTCGGATCTGGATACTGCCAGCGGCGGCCTGGTGCACGACTTCAACGAGTACGGCTTCGCCAACGACGGCGGCATGTTCACCGTCGACGTTGCCAATCCCACCGACGACATCACGCAGGCGGAAGGCGCCGCCATGCGCTTCGTGTGCGAGGCAAAGCCCGATCGGCCGCATTGCACCATCCAGCTGCCGGGGGGCGAGTCCTCGCATCCCGACTCCCCGCACTACCTGGACATGCTGCCCGACTACTTGGCCAATGTTTCCCGACCCCTGCCCATGGATGTCGATGCCGAAAGGGAGTCCGCCGAGACCACGATGGTCCTGACCCCCGCGCCCTGA
- a CDS encoding TetR/AcrR family transcriptional regulator has translation MSSNTQPRRRPKRRSGRQIVESILDAARAILVEQGFDKLTTNKIAERAGVSVGSVYQYFPNKQAVVAGLTQRINDAMLLRLREVMAAELSTTERLRSALDVLCSTSVADAELRRVLLLHVPRSWEHTGIVDAEREVLEVARGFARELAPDRSDTELEDWMHVIIFATRGAAQGALLYRPALLEEGRLTAILLDMFLAAKPEQSQGPSR, from the coding sequence GTGTCCAGCAACACCCAGCCGCGGCGGCGACCGAAACGGCGCTCGGGCCGTCAGATCGTGGAGAGCATCCTGGATGCGGCCCGCGCGATCTTGGTCGAGCAGGGGTTCGACAAGCTCACCACCAACAAGATCGCGGAGCGTGCCGGCGTGAGCGTCGGTTCGGTGTATCAGTACTTCCCGAACAAGCAGGCGGTGGTGGCGGGGCTCACCCAACGCATCAACGACGCCATGCTGCTCCGCTTGCGAGAGGTGATGGCTGCGGAGCTCTCCACGACGGAACGCCTGCGGTCGGCCCTCGACGTGCTTTGCTCCACGAGCGTCGCGGATGCCGAGCTGAGGCGCGTGCTGCTATTGCACGTTCCCCGGAGCTGGGAGCACACCGGCATCGTCGACGCGGAGCGCGAGGTGCTCGAGGTGGCACGAGGCTTCGCCCGGGAGCTCGCGCCGGATCGCTCGGACACGGAGCTCGAGGATTGGATGCACGTGATCATCTTCGCCACTCGGGGTGCGGCGCAGGGCGCACTTTTGTATCGACCCGCGCTATTGGAAGAGGGCCGCCTCACCGCGATACTGCTGGACATGTTCTTGGCCGCGAAACCTGAGCAAAGTCAGGGTCCATCGCGCTAA
- the mazG gene encoding nucleoside triphosphate pyrophosphohydrolase, translating to MGASFEVPEKLPLAEQRGQTFPRLVELMQQLLAPEGCPWDREQDFSTLRRYVLEEACEVIDAIDSGDFDHLCEELGDLALQVVFLGELARREGHFGPDDVVREICDKLVRRHPHVFGDLDVADADEVLRNWEAIKASEKAERPLLAGVPRSLPALYRAQRMSDKASRVGFDWPDGRGSRDKVSEEIRELDEAVSSGDAERIEHELGDLLFALVNLARHQKVDAEIALRKAGDRFAARFGHVEARVKERHGGWPQGQDAKPGRGISLEELDGYWDEAKRAGK from the coding sequence ATGGGCGCATCGTTCGAGGTTCCGGAGAAGCTGCCGCTCGCCGAGCAGCGCGGGCAGACCTTCCCGCGGCTGGTGGAGCTGATGCAGCAGTTGCTCGCGCCGGAGGGCTGCCCCTGGGACCGCGAGCAGGATTTCTCCACACTGCGGCGCTACGTGCTGGAAGAGGCGTGCGAGGTGATCGACGCCATCGACAGTGGGGATTTCGACCACTTGTGCGAAGAGCTCGGGGATCTGGCGCTGCAGGTGGTGTTCTTGGGGGAGCTCGCGCGGCGTGAAGGGCACTTCGGTCCCGACGACGTGGTGCGCGAGATCTGCGACAAGCTGGTTCGCCGCCATCCCCACGTGTTCGGCGATCTGGACGTTGCGGATGCGGACGAGGTGTTGCGGAACTGGGAGGCGATCAAGGCCAGCGAGAAGGCGGAGCGACCGCTCTTGGCCGGGGTCCCTCGCTCGCTCCCCGCTCTCTATCGCGCGCAGCGCATGAGCGACAAGGCGAGCCGCGTGGGGTTCGACTGGCCGGACGGGCGCGGCTCCCGGGACAAGGTGAGCGAGGAGATCCGCGAGCTGGACGAGGCCGTTTCTTCGGGAGACGCGGAGCGCATCGAGCACGAGCTCGGAGATCTCTTGTTCGCGCTGGTGAACCTCGCGCGGCACCAGAAGGTGGACGCGGAGATCGCCTTGCGCAAAGCTGGGGATCGCTTCGCGGCGCGCTTTGGTCACGTGGAGGCGCGGGTGAAGGAGCGCCACGGCGGTTGGCCGCAAGGGCAGGACGCAAAGCCTGGCCGCGGCATTTCCCTCGAGGAGCTGGACGGCTACTGGGACGAGGCCAAGCGAGCGGGGAAATGA
- the cysK gene encoding cysteine synthase A — translation MASKRESVLPGEDHRTESGYRVAEGVLGLIGATPLVRLARVSDAAGATVWAKAELMNPGGSVKDRPAFGMILGAEREGRLKEGATIVEATSGNTGISLAMIAAVRGYRCVLVMPEDMSLERRYILRAYGAEIVLTSALDGMAGAVDKAEEILEQTDGAFMPSQFDNPANPESHARGTAHEILEQAAPGLAAFVAGVGTGGTVTGVGRTLKQHDKNIRIVAVEPQASAVLSGKPAGMHGIQGLGAGFVPEIVDRSVIDEVAAVSDVAAERMARRLAREEGLLVGPSSGANVHAACELAKTLPKDSKVVTILCDSGERYLF, via the coding sequence AGTCTTGGGGCTGATCGGCGCGACTCCCCTGGTGCGGTTGGCACGGGTGTCGGACGCCGCTGGGGCCACCGTGTGGGCCAAGGCGGAGCTGATGAACCCGGGCGGCAGCGTGAAGGACCGCCCGGCCTTCGGCATGATCCTCGGCGCGGAGCGGGAAGGTCGCCTGAAGGAAGGCGCCACCATCGTGGAAGCCACCAGTGGCAACACCGGGATCAGTCTGGCGATGATCGCTGCGGTGCGCGGCTACCGCTGCGTGCTGGTGATGCCGGAGGACATGAGCCTGGAGCGACGCTACATCTTGCGCGCGTACGGCGCGGAGATCGTGCTCACCTCGGCGCTCGATGGCATGGCTGGCGCCGTGGACAAGGCCGAGGAGATCCTGGAGCAGACCGACGGCGCCTTCATGCCGAGTCAGTTCGATAACCCCGCAAACCCCGAGTCTCATGCCCGGGGGACGGCGCACGAGATCCTCGAGCAGGCGGCGCCGGGCCTCGCGGCGTTCGTGGCGGGGGTGGGCACCGGGGGTACCGTCACCGGCGTCGGCCGCACCCTCAAGCAGCACGACAAGAACATTCGCATCGTTGCCGTGGAGCCCCAGGCCAGCGCGGTGCTCAGCGGCAAGCCGGCGGGCATGCATGGCATTCAGGGCCTGGGCGCGGGCTTCGTGCCGGAGATCGTCGACCGCAGCGTGATCGACGAGGTGGCGGCGGTGAGCGACGTTGCTGCCGAGCGCATGGCACGGCGTCTGGCACGGGAAGAAGGACTGCTCGTCGGCCCATCCTCCGGCGCCAACGTGCACGCCGCCTGTGAGCTCGCCAAGACGCTGCCCAAGGACTCGAAGGTCGTCACCATCTTGTGCGACTCCGGCGAGCGCTACTTGTTCTGA